In the Acaryochloris sp. CCMEE 5410 genome, one interval contains:
- a CDS encoding high light inducible protein yields MSTQNPIWGFTDFAETFGGRLAMGFFLALVTEVMTGQGIVGQVAALLHF; encoded by the coding sequence ATGAGTACACAAAATCCAATCTGGGGCTTCACCGATTTTGCAGAGACTTTTGGTGGTCGTCTCGCAATGGGATTCTTCTTGGCCCTCGTGACTGAAGTCATGACTGGTCAAGGCATTGTCGGTCAAGTTGCCGCTTTACTGCACTTCTAA
- a CDS encoding chlorophyll a/b-binding protein: MNTQPSSGFSAFSETWNGRLAMIGFTLAIITEALTGQGILGQLVAWFSF; the protein is encoded by the coding sequence ATGAATACACAACCTTCTTCTGGCTTTAGCGCCTTTTCTGAGACCTGGAATGGTCGCCTTGCTATGATTGGCTTTACTTTAGCTATCATTACTGAAGCCCTTACAGGACAAGGAATTTTGGGCCAGCTCGTCGCCTGGTTCAGCTTCTAA
- the cobM gene encoding precorrin-4 C(11)-methyltransferase, with translation MTPPSPELLDQTTSSKPLLPAVYIVGAGPGDPDLLTVKAQRIIQQADVVVYANSLVPKEMLSLCHDRAELIPTATKTLEDIVPMMIEKVRSHLSVVRLHSGDPCLYGAVHEQIQALAEAEIPFEIIPGISAFQLAAAKLQVELTVPELVQTIILTRISGRTQVPEAEELASLAAHKASLCLYLSARHVDQAQQKLLAHYEPDTPVAIGFRLGWPDEQMWVVPLSEMAKATEGHELIRTTLYLISPALKSTHSQARSRLYHPEHRHLFRPGNN, from the coding sequence ATGACTCCCCCTTCTCCTGAGCTACTCGACCAGACAACGTCCAGTAAGCCTCTATTACCAGCGGTTTATATCGTAGGAGCAGGGCCAGGAGATCCGGATTTACTCACCGTAAAAGCTCAGCGCATTATCCAACAGGCAGATGTCGTCGTTTATGCCAATTCACTAGTGCCAAAGGAAATGCTGAGTCTATGCCATGACAGGGCAGAATTGATTCCGACTGCCACCAAGACCCTTGAAGATATCGTACCGATGATGATTGAGAAGGTGCGATCTCATCTTTCAGTCGTGCGGCTACACTCTGGTGACCCCTGCCTGTATGGGGCTGTACATGAACAAATCCAGGCTTTGGCAGAAGCCGAAATCCCCTTCGAAATTATTCCTGGTATTAGTGCATTTCAGCTGGCTGCAGCTAAATTGCAGGTGGAACTAACGGTACCCGAACTAGTACAGACGATTATTTTGACGCGAATTAGCGGCCGAACACAGGTTCCAGAAGCAGAGGAACTCGCTAGCTTAGCAGCCCACAAAGCCAGCTTGTGTTTGTATCTCAGTGCGCGCCATGTCGATCAGGCCCAACAAAAATTACTCGCTCATTATGAGCCAGATACTCCTGTGGCCATCGGCTTTCGTTTAGGATGGCCGGATGAGCAAATGTGGGTTGTGCCCTTATCTGAGATGGCAAAGGCGACCGAAGGCCATGAGTTAATTCGGACAACCCTCTACTTAATCAGTCCAGCTTTGAAGTCAACGCATTCTCAAGCGAGATCGCGGTTATATCACCCTGAACATCGGCATTTATTTCGGCCGGGTAATAACTGA